From Salvelinus sp. IW2-2015 unplaced genomic scaffold, ASM291031v2 Un_scaffold1623, whole genome shotgun sequence, the proteins below share one genomic window:
- the LOC112071484 gene encoding acid-sensing ion channel 2 — MTSYVSMGLTYLPPPWGECESKALDSGFFQVYSVTACRIDCETRYIVENCNCRMVHMPGDSPFCTPEQYKDCAEPALAKLSMLESSNCICRTPCNMTRYNKELSMVKIPSKTSARYLEKKFNRSEKYITDNILVLDVFFEALNYETIEQKKAYEVAGLLGDIGGQMGLFIGASILTILELFDYAYEVVKDKLLDLLSRDDEEESHGEDVSSCDPVANHSEAISHTVSVPLQTTLGTLEEIAC, encoded by the exons ATGACCTCCTATGTGTCTATGGGA CTGACCTACCTGCCTCCTCCGTGGGGRGAGTGTGAGTCCAAGGCCCTAGACTCTGGCTTCTTCCAGGTCTATAGTGTGACAGCTTGCAGGATCGACTGTGAGACACGCTACATYGTGGAAAACTGTAACTGCAGGATGGTGCACATGCCCG GTGATTCTCCATTCTGTACCCCTGAACAGTACAAAGACTGTGCCGAGCCTGCCCTTG CCAAGTTGTCAATGCTGGAGAGTAGTAACTGCATCTGTAGGACACCATGCAACATGACACGCTACAACAAGGAGCTGTCCATGGTCAAGATCCCCAGTAAGACCTCAGCACGCTACCTGGAAAAGAAGTTCAACCGCTCTGAGAAATACATCAC GGATAACATCCTAGTCCTGGATGTGTTCTTTGAGGCCTTGAACTATGAGACCATTGAGCAGAAGAAAGCCTACGAAGTGGCAGGCTTACTTG GTGATATAGGTGGTCAGATGGGTCTGTTCATCGGGGCCAGTATCCTTACCATCCTGGAGCTATTTGACTACGCCTATGAG GTGGTGAAGGACAAGTTGCTGGACCTACTGAGCCGAGACGACGAGGAGGAGAGCCACGGAGAGGACGTG AGTTCCTGTGACCCGGTGGCGAACCACTCGGAGGCCATCAGCCACACGGTGAGCGTCCCCCTACAGACCACCCTGGGCACGCTGGAGGAGATCGCYTGCTGA